A genomic segment from Truepera sp. encodes:
- a CDS encoding enoyl-CoA hydratase-related protein, whose protein sequence is MSDEHDPNTDGLEDLGEVSFEHLRYELDGEVAIITVDRQQALNALNQDVLYELGLAFDLAASDTEVHALVITGAGRAFVAGADIADLRDLGDSFAGRDTSLGGQDVANTLASLPFPTVAAINGFALGGGLELALAADLRVAAPGARMGLPEVGLGLIPGFGGTQRLPRLIGQSRALDLILTARHVAADEALQLGLVNRVAEDALEAAVALARQAAKNAPIALGLAKEAVVRGLEVTLQQGLEIEADLFGMVVTTADMREGTSAFLEKRSAKWSDS, encoded by the coding sequence CTCGACGGCGAGGTAGCCATCATCACCGTCGACCGCCAGCAAGCCCTCAACGCCCTCAACCAGGACGTGCTGTACGAGTTGGGGTTGGCCTTCGACCTGGCGGCCTCCGACACGGAAGTACACGCCCTCGTCATCACCGGCGCCGGCCGCGCCTTCGTGGCAGGCGCCGACATCGCCGACCTGCGAGACCTTGGCGACTCCTTCGCGGGCCGCGACACCTCCCTTGGCGGCCAGGACGTGGCCAATACCCTCGCCTCCCTGCCCTTCCCCACCGTCGCCGCCATCAACGGCTTCGCGCTCGGCGGCGGCCTCGAACTGGCGCTAGCGGCCGACCTGCGGGTGGCGGCGCCAGGTGCCCGCATGGGCCTGCCGGAGGTGGGGTTGGGGCTCATCCCGGGCTTCGGCGGCACGCAGCGCCTGCCCCGCCTGATCGGTCAGAGCCGGGCCCTAGACCTGATACTCACGGCGCGCCACGTCGCGGCCGACGAGGCGCTGCAGTTGGGCCTCGTCAACCGCGTTGCCGAGGACGCGCTCGAGGCGGCCGTGGCGCTCGCGCGCCAGGCTGCGAAGAACGCGCCGATCGCGCTGGGCCTGGCGAAGGAGGCCGTCGTTCGCGGCCTCGAGGTGACGCTGCAGCAGGGACTCGAGATCGAGGCCGACCTCTTCGGCATGGTGGTCACCACCGCCGACATGCGTGAGGGCACGAGCGCCTTCTTGGAGAAGCGCTCAGCGAAGTGGTCAGACAGCTGA
- a CDS encoding alpha/beta hydrolase has translation MPFRIKVSLAIIALLVLLVVFLPLVVRIPPPANTLSLEAAVAAVDRPDGRLLDVDGVQLYTTFTPYSGTGEAPLAFVLLHGYASNAFSFDAIREGLAAFGDVVAFDRPGFGLSSRPQPDDFRGSENPYGPEAQVRQTVDLIDRLGLERVVLVGDNSGGVLALEVALQHPELVAGLVLVATPAYLLSQGGGAPKWLLATPQLRRVGPMLMRQVAGPPGEQMYTGAWFDGTKATDAQREARMIGTTVAGWDQGLWQVTLAGPPVSLEGRVQQVRAPALVVAGAAAGSVPLSESERLAEELQDPTLVKLEACGDLPQEECPGQLLGLVADWLTGAGGLIAR, from the coding sequence ATGCCGTTTCGCATCAAGGTATCGCTGGCGATAATCGCCCTGCTCGTGCTCCTGGTCGTCTTCCTGCCCCTCGTCGTCAGGATCCCGCCGCCCGCGAACACCCTCTCACTCGAGGCCGCGGTGGCTGCCGTCGACCGCCCGGACGGGCGGCTGCTGGACGTGGACGGCGTGCAGCTCTACACCACCTTCACCCCGTACTCCGGCACGGGCGAGGCGCCGCTGGCGTTCGTGCTGCTGCACGGCTACGCCTCCAACGCCTTCTCTTTCGACGCCATCAGGGAGGGCCTCGCAGCCTTCGGTGACGTGGTGGCCTTCGATCGGCCCGGTTTCGGCCTCTCCTCGCGGCCGCAGCCGGACGATTTCCGCGGCAGCGAGAACCCTTACGGCCCGGAGGCGCAAGTGAGGCAGACGGTCGACCTCATCGACCGCCTCGGGCTCGAGCGCGTGGTGCTGGTAGGCGACAACTCGGGTGGCGTCCTGGCGCTCGAGGTGGCCCTCCAGCATCCCGAACTGGTGGCGGGCCTCGTGCTGGTGGCGACACCCGCCTATCTCCTCAGCCAGGGCGGGGGGGCGCCGAAGTGGCTGCTCGCCACCCCTCAGCTGCGGCGGGTCGGGCCCATGCTCATGCGCCAGGTCGCAGGACCTCCGGGGGAGCAGATGTACACGGGCGCCTGGTTCGACGGCACCAAGGCCACGGACGCTCAGCGCGAGGCGCGGATGATCGGCACCACCGTCGCCGGCTGGGACCAGGGGCTGTGGCAGGTCACCCTCGCGGGCCCCCCGGTCAGCCTCGAGGGACGCGTGCAGCAGGTGCGTGCCCCCGCCCTCGTGGTGGCCGGTGCCGCCGCCGGGAGCGTGCCGCTGTCCGAGTCGGAACGACTGGCTGAGGAGCTGCAGGATCCCACGCTGGTGAAGCTCGAGGCCTGCGGCGACCTACCGCAGGAGGAGTGCCCGGGCCAACTCCTCGGCCTCGTTGCCGACTGGCTAACGGGCGCCGGCGGTCTCATAGCGCGGTAG
- a CDS encoding M42 family metallopeptidase, whose translation MELLKRLSEAPGVPGREEEVRAIVRAEIEGLVDEVSVDAMGNLMALKRAGKEGAPKVMVAAHMDEIGFLVRFLDDKGFLRVQQLGGFDPRNLFARQVHVHASISGETLVGVMNPAGKPIHISTTEERAKVPTLDAFYVDLGLPADQVKAKVRLGDMITLRQQFEDLGEVVTGKALDDRTGCWILIQAIKRLSGVSMNADLYAVFTTQEEIGLRGAQAGAFSVAPDVGVALDTTLAVDTPEIGDHLRVTQLGHGTALKVMDSSIVSTRWLLDHFIALAEKHGIKYQLEVLPLGGNDAAALQKGRGGAAAFTISTPSRYVHTVTEMVSKSDLEGAVQLLTAFMREGVELGERV comes from the coding sequence ATGGAGTTATTGAAGCGTCTGTCGGAGGCGCCCGGCGTGCCGGGGCGCGAGGAGGAGGTCCGCGCCATCGTGCGCGCCGAGATAGAGGGCCTGGTCGACGAGGTCTCGGTCGACGCCATGGGCAACCTCATGGCGCTCAAGCGCGCCGGTAAGGAAGGCGCGCCCAAGGTGATGGTGGCCGCGCACATGGACGAGATCGGCTTCCTCGTGCGCTTCTTAGACGACAAGGGCTTCCTGAGGGTGCAGCAACTAGGCGGCTTCGACCCGCGCAACCTCTTCGCGCGGCAGGTTCACGTGCACGCCTCCATCTCCGGCGAGACGCTGGTGGGCGTCATGAACCCCGCCGGCAAGCCGATCCACATCAGCACCACCGAGGAGCGCGCTAAGGTGCCCACGCTCGATGCGTTCTACGTGGACCTCGGCCTCCCCGCCGACCAGGTCAAGGCCAAGGTGCGCTTGGGCGACATGATCACGTTGCGCCAACAGTTCGAGGACCTGGGCGAGGTCGTGACGGGCAAGGCGCTCGACGACCGGACGGGCTGCTGGATCCTCATCCAGGCCATCAAGCGCCTGAGTGGCGTGAGCATGAACGCCGACCTCTACGCGGTCTTCACGACGCAGGAGGAGATCGGCCTGCGCGGTGCTCAGGCGGGCGCGTTCTCGGTGGCGCCGGACGTGGGCGTGGCGCTGGATACCACGCTGGCGGTCGACACTCCCGAGATCGGCGACCACCTCAGGGTCACGCAACTCGGCCACGGCACGGCCCTCAAGGTGATGGACTCGAGCATCGTGAGCACGCGCTGGCTGCTCGACCATTTCATCGCCCTGGCGGAGAAACACGGCATCAAGTACCAGTTGGAGGTGCTGCCGCTCGGCGGCAACGACGCCGCGGCCCTGCAGAAGGGCCGGGGCGGTGCGGCCGCGTTCACGATCTCCACGCCGTCGCGCTACGTTCACACCGTCACCGAGATGGTCTCCAAGTCAGACCTGGAGGGGGCCGTGCAACTCCTCACCGCTTTCATGCGAGAGGGCGTCGAGCTGGGTGAACGCGTCTGA
- a CDS encoding metallophosphoesterase family protein, protein MSAADGVGAGAERRGGPMTIGLISDVHANVIALEAALEALKRRRVDTILCLGDLVGYGPAPNEAIDLIRSEGIECTLGASDERLAFGFISASKKRHGVADEILSWTRGVLEPSHLAFLQGLPVQKRIQTPAGWLRFFHGTVDNTNERLNLNQDPHSLTRMLERHRCSILASGATHVPFFRRVGPNGLVVNPGSVGLSLNGEPGADYALLTVSEDSVEIEMDKVEYDFAAVAFEIVAWGISPMVAEAVQMGRLPEKLAGGMGDGPA, encoded by the coding sequence ATGAGCGCCGCTGACGGGGTGGGGGCCGGCGCCGAACGCCGCGGCGGACCCATGACCATCGGCCTCATCAGCGACGTTCATGCGAACGTCATCGCGCTGGAGGCGGCGCTCGAGGCGCTCAAGCGGCGCCGCGTCGACACCATCCTCTGCCTTGGCGACCTGGTGGGCTACGGCCCGGCGCCTAATGAGGCCATCGACCTGATCCGCTCCGAGGGCATCGAGTGCACGTTGGGGGCGTCCGACGAACGCCTCGCCTTCGGCTTCATCTCCGCGTCCAAGAAGCGCCACGGGGTGGCCGACGAGATCCTCTCTTGGACCCGGGGCGTCCTCGAACCCTCGCACCTGGCCTTCTTGCAGGGCCTGCCCGTTCAGAAACGGATACAGACCCCGGCCGGTTGGCTGCGGTTCTTCCACGGCACCGTCGACAACACGAACGAACGCCTCAACCTCAACCAGGACCCGCACTCGCTGACGCGCATGCTGGAACGGCACCGGTGCTCGATACTCGCCTCGGGCGCCACGCACGTGCCGTTCTTCCGCCGCGTGGGCCCCAACGGCCTGGTCGTGAATCCCGGCTCGGTCGGCCTGTCGCTGAACGGCGAGCCCGGCGCCGACTACGCGCTGCTGACGGTCAGCGAAGACAGCGTCGAGATCGAGATGGACAAGGTCGAATACGACTTCGCCGCCGTGGCATTCGAGATCGTCGCGTGGGGTATCTCGCCCATGGTGGCCGAGGCGGTGCAGATGGGCCGCCTGCCCGAGAAGCTGGCGGGCGGCATGGGTGACGGCCCCGCCTGA
- a CDS encoding thiolase family protein, with amino-acid sequence MKLVISSAVRTPLGAFQGAFASLPAARLGAAAVAGAVERAGVANDAVDLVLMGNVLQAGQGQAPARQAAIYAGLTRSTPAVTINKMCGSALEAVIQAGRAIAVGDAQVVVAGGMESMTNAPYLVPGARAGLRLGDAKLIDSMIHDGLWDVYGDKHMGSCAELCATKYDFTREEQDEFAKRSYTRAQNAGEDGTFAAEIVPVEVPGRRGTVVVERDEGPAQADFEKMARLRPAFEKEGTITAANASTLNDGAAALVITSEEVAAARGMPVLATIEGWAGFATEPEWFTLAPLGAMHKLFERTGWGADSVDLFEVNEAFSVVPMAVMREFGIGPDVMNVHGGAVALGHPIGASGARILVTLLNALKLKGKKRGVASICIGGGEGQALGLELV; translated from the coding sequence ATGAAGCTGGTCATCTCGAGTGCCGTGCGCACTCCTCTCGGCGCCTTTCAGGGCGCCTTCGCCTCGCTGCCTGCCGCGCGCCTCGGAGCGGCCGCGGTGGCCGGGGCCGTCGAACGCGCCGGCGTGGCGAACGACGCGGTGGACCTCGTCCTCATGGGCAACGTGCTGCAGGCCGGCCAGGGGCAGGCGCCGGCACGCCAGGCGGCCATCTACGCGGGCCTGACCAGGTCTACGCCCGCAGTGACCATCAACAAGATGTGCGGCTCGGCTCTCGAGGCGGTCATACAGGCGGGCCGCGCCATCGCGGTCGGCGACGCGCAAGTGGTGGTGGCGGGCGGCATGGAATCCATGACTAACGCGCCCTACCTGGTGCCCGGCGCGCGAGCGGGATTGCGACTCGGCGACGCCAAGCTGATCGACTCGATGATCCACGACGGCCTTTGGGACGTGTACGGCGACAAGCACATGGGCTCCTGCGCCGAACTGTGTGCCACCAAGTACGACTTCACGCGCGAAGAGCAGGACGAGTTCGCCAAGCGCTCCTACACCCGGGCGCAGAACGCCGGTGAGGACGGCACGTTCGCGGCCGAGATCGTCCCCGTCGAGGTGCCCGGCCGGCGCGGCACGGTGGTGGTAGAGCGCGACGAGGGCCCGGCCCAGGCCGACTTCGAGAAGATGGCGCGCCTGCGCCCCGCCTTCGAGAAGGAGGGCACGATCACGGCCGCCAACGCCAGCACCCTCAACGACGGTGCCGCGGCGCTGGTCATCACCTCCGAGGAGGTCGCGGCCGCCCGCGGCATGCCGGTGCTGGCGACCATCGAAGGCTGGGCCGGTTTCGCCACGGAGCCCGAATGGTTCACGTTGGCGCCACTGGGGGCCATGCACAAGCTGTTCGAGAGGACGGGCTGGGGTGCCGACAGCGTCGACCTCTTCGAGGTCAACGAGGCGTTCAGCGTGGTGCCCATGGCGGTCATGCGCGAGTTCGGGATCGGCCCCGACGTGATGAACGTCCATGGCGGTGCCGTGGCTCTCGGCCACCCGATAGGGGCCTCGGGCGCCCGGATCCTGGTGACGCTGCTCAACGCCCTGAAGCTCAAGGGCAAGAAGCGCGGCGTGGCCAGCATCTGCATCGGCGGCGGCGAGGGCCAGGCGCTGGGGCTGGAACTGGTCTGA
- the hflX gene encoding GTPase HflX produces the protein MPPEAAVTVDLARAMGRLTVELKRGVSLLIDRRGRVLTVAVGDASDTPLPPVHGEAESRLYGLRLAHTHLKPGGLSGADLTTLFMNRLDAMVALDVTPAAGSADAVVVGPAHLAFVAPAGSDQEDWLVEAPMTVRQLEELNFLERVHALEEELARDSAAREVHRTSAERAVLVGLAGREGAFETESRMTELAELVRSAGADVAASTLQHRDKPDPRTLVGEGKLQEVVALAFHEDADLLVFDRELSPAQAREVEAFTKLKVLDRTQVILDIFAQNARGREAQVQVELAQLHYQLPRLAGRGVAMSRLGGGIGTRGPGETKLEVDRRKIRDGIASLEAAVDAISRRRSESRKQRLRSATPTVALVGYTNAGKSTLFNALAKSDMLARDKLFATLRPTSREGWLPGLGPFGGKVVYTDTVGFIRELPEELVNAFRATLEELHDADLLLHVVDAANPGAPDRVDAVRRVLDDLGLEVPRQVVLNKADAADPQVVAELARRYDARIVSAVTGAGMDELKAALARALLDAGVEAPAPEWAALTAQREGGAHGG, from the coding sequence GTGCCGCCCGAAGCGGCCGTGACGGTCGACCTGGCCCGTGCGATGGGCCGGCTGACCGTCGAGTTGAAACGTGGCGTCAGCCTGCTGATCGACCGCCGCGGTCGCGTGCTCACCGTGGCGGTGGGCGACGCCTCCGACACCCCCTTGCCACCGGTGCACGGCGAGGCCGAATCGCGCCTTTACGGACTGCGTCTCGCTCACACGCACCTCAAGCCAGGGGGCCTCTCCGGCGCGGACCTCACCACCTTGTTCATGAACCGCCTCGACGCCATGGTGGCGCTGGACGTGACACCCGCCGCCGGTTCCGCCGACGCGGTCGTCGTTGGTCCCGCCCACCTCGCCTTCGTTGCGCCCGCAGGGAGCGACCAGGAGGACTGGCTGGTGGAGGCGCCGATGACGGTACGCCAGCTCGAGGAACTGAACTTCCTGGAGCGCGTGCACGCGCTGGAGGAGGAGCTGGCGCGCGACTCCGCCGCGCGGGAGGTGCACCGGACGAGCGCGGAGCGCGCCGTGCTGGTGGGCCTCGCCGGTAGGGAGGGCGCCTTCGAGACCGAGTCGCGCATGACGGAACTCGCGGAACTCGTGCGCAGCGCCGGCGCCGACGTCGCGGCGTCCACTTTGCAGCACCGCGACAAACCGGACCCGCGCACGTTGGTGGGCGAAGGCAAACTGCAAGAGGTCGTCGCTCTGGCGTTCCACGAGGACGCCGACCTGTTGGTCTTCGACCGCGAACTGTCGCCCGCTCAGGCGCGCGAGGTGGAGGCGTTCACCAAGCTGAAGGTGCTCGACCGCACTCAGGTCATCCTCGACATCTTCGCGCAGAACGCGCGCGGCCGCGAGGCGCAAGTGCAGGTGGAGCTGGCGCAACTCCACTACCAGCTCCCGCGGCTGGCGGGCCGCGGCGTCGCCATGAGCCGCCTCGGCGGGGGCATAGGCACTCGCGGTCCCGGCGAAACCAAGCTCGAGGTCGACCGCCGCAAGATCCGTGACGGCATAGCGAGCTTGGAGGCCGCGGTGGACGCCATCAGCCGCCGCCGCAGCGAGAGCCGCAAGCAGCGCCTGCGGAGCGCCACGCCCACGGTAGCGCTCGTCGGTTACACGAACGCCGGCAAGTCGACGCTCTTCAACGCACTCGCCAAGTCCGACATGCTGGCGCGCGACAAGCTCTTCGCCACCCTGCGCCCCACCAGCCGCGAGGGTTGGCTGCCCGGCCTCGGGCCGTTCGGCGGCAAGGTCGTCTACACCGACACGGTGGGGTTCATCCGCGAACTGCCCGAGGAGCTGGTGAACGCCTTCCGCGCCACCCTCGAGGAGTTGCACGACGCCGACCTGCTGCTCCACGTGGTCGACGCCGCGAACCCTGGCGCACCCGACAGGGTCGACGCCGTGAGGCGGGTCCTCGACGACCTAGGGCTAGAGGTGCCCCGCCAGGTGGTGCTCAACAAGGCCGACGCGGCCGACCCCCAGGTGGTGGCCGAGCTCGCCAGGCGTTACGACGCTCGAATCGTCTCCGCGGTGACGGGGGCGGGTATGGACGAGCTCAAGGCCGCTCTGGCCCGCGCCCTCCTGGACGCCGGCGTAGAGGCTCCCGCCCCCGAGTGGGCGGCGTTGACGGCCCAGCGGGAGGGCGGCGCCCACGGTGGCTAG
- a CDS encoding menaquinone biosynthesis decarboxylase — protein sequence MSSDLKGFVARLEERGQLTRVAVPVSTYLEMAEIADRLVKSGGPAVLFERPVDRDGRALDTPVVMNLFGTRERMALALGVENLDEVGERIRSLLDVKLGGGLLGLVSNLPKLREVAALPPRRVRTAPAQRVVLRGDEVDLGRLPVLTTWPQDGGPFITLPLVITRDPERGDLNIGMYRMQVLDRNSTAMHWQRHKTGARHMAAAARLGQRLEVAVAIGGDPALTYAATAPLPPVPGLNEYSLTGFLRGRQVEVVKGVTVDLEVPAHAEIVLEGYVDPNEDLVMEGPFGDHTGFYTLPDEYPRFHVTAVTTSEDPLYPATVVGRPPMEDAYLIEASERIFLEPARFILPEIVDYHLPPAGIAHNLVNVVIEKSYPGQAFKVANGLLGLGQMMLAKVLLVSDDPEADPKDHLGFWRKVLAGTVPGRDSQFAKGPMDVLDHSSRAFSYGSKLVLDGTRKTPEEGGDVSFAPNPERAAGELPVHAEIEDQHQVAGGFWFITTKKKRPGQGRHLAEWAARQGVAKGVRLIAVVDELCNPRDFDDCIWTMLNNIDPERDVQIVDDTFAAAPIFAVDATPKLRSEGFARDWPEKLVMPTAVKRKVDELWPEIFE from the coding sequence ATGAGTTCCGACCTGAAAGGCTTCGTAGCCAGGCTCGAGGAGCGCGGCCAGCTGACGCGCGTCGCCGTGCCCGTGTCCACTTACCTCGAGATGGCCGAGATCGCCGACCGCCTCGTCAAGTCGGGCGGCCCGGCCGTGCTGTTCGAGAGGCCCGTCGACCGCGACGGTCGAGCGCTGGACACGCCCGTGGTGATGAACCTCTTCGGCACCCGCGAGCGCATGGCGCTGGCCCTCGGGGTCGAGAACCTGGACGAGGTGGGCGAGCGCATCCGCTCGCTGCTCGACGTGAAACTGGGCGGCGGGCTGCTGGGCCTGGTGTCCAACCTGCCCAAACTGCGCGAGGTGGCGGCGCTGCCGCCCCGGCGCGTGCGCACGGCGCCCGCGCAGCGGGTGGTGCTGCGCGGCGACGAGGTCGACCTCGGCCGCCTCCCCGTCCTCACGACCTGGCCGCAGGACGGTGGGCCGTTCATCACGCTGCCGCTCGTGATCACGCGCGATCCCGAGCGGGGCGACCTGAACATCGGCATGTACAGGATGCAGGTGCTCGACCGGAACAGTACTGCTATGCACTGGCAGCGCCACAAGACCGGGGCGCGTCACATGGCCGCGGCCGCGCGCCTGGGCCAAAGGTTGGAGGTCGCAGTGGCCATCGGCGGGGACCCCGCCCTCACCTACGCCGCCACGGCGCCACTCCCGCCCGTGCCGGGCCTCAACGAGTACTCGCTGACCGGTTTCTTGCGCGGCAGGCAGGTCGAGGTGGTCAAGGGCGTCACCGTCGACCTGGAGGTACCCGCTCACGCAGAGATCGTGTTGGAGGGCTACGTCGATCCGAACGAGGACCTCGTGATGGAGGGTCCGTTCGGCGACCACACGGGCTTCTACACGCTGCCCGACGAGTACCCGCGTTTCCACGTGACGGCCGTGACCACGAGCGAGGACCCCCTCTACCCCGCCACCGTCGTGGGCCGACCGCCGATGGAGGACGCCTACCTCATCGAGGCGAGCGAGAGGATCTTCCTCGAGCCGGCGCGCTTCATACTGCCCGAGATCGTCGACTACCACCTGCCGCCGGCCGGCATCGCGCATAACCTCGTCAACGTGGTGATCGAGAAGAGCTACCCGGGCCAGGCCTTCAAGGTGGCCAACGGTCTCCTGGGGCTGGGCCAGATGATGCTGGCGAAGGTCTTGCTCGTGAGCGACGACCCCGAGGCCGACCCGAAGGATCACTTGGGCTTCTGGCGCAAGGTCCTGGCCGGCACCGTTCCGGGCCGCGACAGTCAGTTCGCGAAGGGTCCGATGGACGTGCTCGACCACTCGAGCCGCGCCTTCAGTTACGGCAGCAAGCTCGTTCTCGACGGCACGCGGAAGACGCCCGAGGAGGGAGGCGACGTGAGTTTCGCGCCGAACCCCGAGCGTGCCGCCGGCGAGCTGCCCGTGCACGCCGAGATCGAGGACCAGCACCAGGTGGCGGGCGGCTTCTGGTTCATTACCACGAAGAAGAAGCGCCCCGGGCAAGGGCGGCACCTGGCCGAGTGGGCGGCACGCCAGGGCGTGGCCAAGGGGGTACGCCTGATAGCCGTGGTGGACGAACTTTGCAACCCGCGGGACTTCGACGACTGCATCTGGACCATGCTCAACAACATCGACCCCGAGCGCGACGTGCAGATCGTCGACGACACCTTCGCGGCCGCGCCGATCTTCGCGGTCGACGCCACTCCGAAGCTGAGGTCGGAGGGGTTCGCACGGGACTGGCCCGAGAAGCTCGTGATGCCCACCGCCGTGAAGCGGAAGGTGGACGAGCTGTGGCCCGAGATCTTCGAGTAG
- a CDS encoding metal ABC transporter permease — MTILEALALPFFQRAVIAGLAIAVMAGVLGVFVVQRRLSFLGDGLAHAAFGGMGIGAYVIVTSGLIGSGVALLEHPLWIAMPFSLLAALVIAALRKRTRLSSDTAIGVAFAVSVALGVMFFSLIPPDVNLGVSVMDLLFGSILGVRRGDLIVIVVVAVLAVGALMGLWGRLGYATFDDELARSDGLHTDRLELVLFLLAALVIAVSASVVGIVLMAAYLVIPAAAARLLARTLAQMTLLSVLLGVVSTVVGLGLSFYWDVPSGATIVLTQAALFVPAAVFGHRR, encoded by the coding sequence GTGACCATCCTCGAGGCGCTGGCGCTGCCGTTCTTCCAGCGCGCCGTCATCGCCGGGCTCGCGATAGCCGTCATGGCTGGCGTGCTCGGCGTGTTCGTCGTGCAGCGGCGGCTCTCCTTCTTGGGCGACGGCCTTGCACACGCGGCCTTCGGCGGCATGGGCATCGGGGCGTACGTGATCGTCACCAGCGGCCTGATCGGTTCGGGGGTAGCGCTGCTCGAGCACCCGCTCTGGATAGCCATGCCGTTCAGTCTGCTGGCGGCGCTCGTCATCGCCGCGCTGCGCAAGCGCACGCGCCTCAGCTCCGACACCGCTATCGGCGTGGCCTTCGCCGTCAGCGTGGCCCTCGGCGTCATGTTCTTCTCTCTCATCCCGCCCGACGTCAACCTGGGCGTCTCGGTCATGGACCTGCTGTTCGGTTCGATCCTGGGCGTGCGCCGGGGAGACCTGATCGTCATCGTGGTCGTGGCCGTGCTGGCCGTCGGCGCGCTGATGGGGCTATGGGGAAGGCTCGGCTACGCCACCTTCGACGACGAGCTGGCGCGTAGCGACGGCCTGCACACCGACCGGCTGGAGCTGGTGCTGTTCCTGCTGGCCGCCCTCGTCATCGCCGTAAGCGCCAGCGTGGTCGGCATCGTGCTCATGGCCGCCTATCTGGTGATACCCGCGGCCGCCGCTAGGCTGCTGGCGCGGACCCTCGCACAGATGACGCTCCTGAGCGTGCTGTTGGGCGTGGTCAGCACCGTGGTGGGGTTGGGGCTGTCCTTCTACTGGGACGTGCCGAGCGGCGCCACCATCGTGCTCACGCAAGCGGCCCTGTTCGTGCCCGCTGCGGTCTTCGGGCACCGGCGCTGA
- a CDS encoding metal ABC transporter ATP-binding protein, with amino-acid sequence MKGTAPLPASGAVVLHVHQVTVRFGDFVALKDVTFDLKAGALLAIVGPNGAGKSTLVKVILGLTAPLSGHATVFGERPGANPERIGYVPQLKTFDRTFPATALELVVTGLRGAWPGRVVAGERERAFAALHRVGAAELAGRPLARLSGGELQRAYLARAFVRGPQLVLLDEPATGVDYLAERDIYDLLEEYQADSGATVVMVTHDLTAARYHSDDVLVLNRTVHGYGPPEDVMREECLQAAFGHKRHDHGFTL; translated from the coding sequence ATGAAGGGCACGGCGCCGCTCCCTGCGAGCGGCGCCGTCGTCTTGCACGTGCACCAGGTGACAGTTCGGTTCGGCGACTTCGTCGCGCTCAAGGACGTGACGTTCGACCTGAAGGCCGGCGCGCTGCTCGCCATAGTCGGACCCAACGGTGCCGGCAAGTCGACGCTAGTGAAGGTCATCCTGGGGCTGACTGCGCCGCTGTCGGGACACGCCACGGTGTTCGGTGAACGGCCCGGCGCGAACCCCGAGCGCATCGGCTACGTCCCGCAGCTCAAGACGTTCGACCGCACGTTCCCTGCCACCGCCTTGGAACTGGTGGTGACGGGGTTACGGGGCGCGTGGCCCGGACGGGTGGTAGCAGGCGAGCGCGAGCGGGCCTTCGCGGCCCTGCACCGCGTTGGCGCCGCGGAGCTCGCGGGCCGGCCGCTGGCGCGGCTCTCGGGCGGCGAACTGCAACGCGCGTATCTCGCGCGCGCCTTCGTAAGGGGGCCGCAGCTCGTGCTCTTGGACGAACCGGCAACGGGCGTCGACTACTTGGCCGAGCGCGACATCTACGACCTGCTCGAGGAGTACCAGGCCGATTCGGGCGCCACCGTCGTCATGGTGACGCACGACCTGACGGCCGCCCGTTACCACTCCGACGACGTGTTGGTCCTGAACCGCACGGTGCACGGGTACGGCCCGCCGGAGGACGTGATGCGCGAGGAATGCCTGCAGGCGGCCTTCGGACACAAGCGCCACGACCACGGGTTCACGCTGTGA
- a CDS encoding L28 family ribosomal protein, protein MPRVCAITGKRTRSTTTSIRKGSAKRKGGVGLKQVGVHKRTVKPNLQKRTVWVDGRPMRVWLSTKAMRQLDPTMFVNPNKLG, encoded by the coding sequence ATGCCGCGCGTATGTGCCATCACCGGGAAGCGCACCCGCAGCACCACCACCAGCATCCGCAAGGGCTCCGCCAAGCGCAAGGGCGGCGTCGGTCTCAAGCAGGTGGGCGTGCATAAGCGCACCGTCAAGCCGAACCTACAGAAGCGCACGGTCTGGGTCGACGGCCGCCCCATGCGCGTATGGTTGAGCACCAAGGCCATGCGCCAGCTCGACCCGACCATGTTCGTCAACCCGAACAAGCTCGGCTGA
- the pyrE gene encoding orotate phosphoribosyltransferase yields the protein MQRTELARAIASRSLLHGEFLLRSGATSSEYFDKYMFESDPKLLRAIAEAMAPLVPAGIDSLAGLELGGVPLAVMLSQVTGLPTLFVRKKAKEYGTRRFAEGGEPAGRRLLVIEDVVTSGGQVVLSTRDLREAGARVGHALCVIDRQAGGVESLAAEGVELTALFTMSELKSA from the coding sequence ATGCAGCGCACCGAACTAGCCCGCGCCATCGCCAGTCGCTCCCTGCTCCATGGCGAGTTCCTGCTGCGCTCGGGGGCGACTAGTAGCGAGTACTTCGACAAGTACATGTTCGAGTCGGACCCCAAGCTCTTGCGGGCCATCGCCGAGGCCATGGCCCCGCTCGTGCCCGCCGGCATCGATTCCCTCGCCGGGCTCGAGTTGGGCGGCGTCCCCCTGGCCGTCATGCTCTCCCAGGTGACGGGCCTGCCCACGCTGTTCGTGCGCAAGAAGGCCAAGGAGTACGGCACGCGGCGCTTCGCCGAGGGCGGCGAGCCGGCGGGCCGGCGCCTGCTCGTCATCGAGGACGTGGTCACCTCGGGTGGGCAGGTGGTCCTCTCTACTCGAGACCTGCGCGAGGCCGGCGCTAGGGTCGGCCATGCCTTGTGCGTCATCGACCGCCAGGCCGGCGGCGTGGAGTCGTTGGCTGCCGAGGGCGTGGAACTCACTGCGCTATTCACCATGAGCGAACTCAAGTCGGCCTGA